A window of Homalodisca vitripennis isolate AUS2020 unplaced genomic scaffold, UT_GWSS_2.1 ScUCBcl_61;HRSCAF=875, whole genome shotgun sequence genomic DNA:
TATTCAAATagagacaataaattattttaacattatcaagTGACGTAACTGCCACATGTACAAGTATCGTATCTCAAGCCAATCCACATTGTTTTATTCagtgtaaacacttttaatattaattttattttaatcctttttttttattatactatttagatTCAATCTGAAACATAGTTGGAAAAGTATGTTCATtcagtacatacaaatatttccgtattgtttgaaatttaaagtaattgaaacgAAATTGCAACgtgaataatttaaatcgtaataaGAATAAACGTATAAGAGAAAAACACACTGTTTTCCCGAATTAATGtagtggttttaaataataattacaataaacgaTGTTCAATAGGATTCACGCCCAGCGTATATACATCGTACCGAGCACTGGTTGaaactgaatacaattataaCTTTCGCACTGTACATAGATGTTACGCTTCAACAGTATTTAACAACGAATATCTTCAATATTGACGCGTTTTTTTTTTCTCACTTATTTACCGAAATActagaaatacttatatatatcaacaaattctacaatttttatgaaattggctGAGTTAATTAGCTATTATTATTAGTCTACTATATTCTTATTGTTTAGTTCAACGGTCGAGCATATACCTTCGGTCGTGATGCCATCAAGTAAAACTGAAGTTTATTTACCTAAATCATCACTAGTTTTTGTTTACGCTTTTTTTTTACGACgaatattgtttagttatatCACTTGTATATCGATGTAAGTAAATAGATTAGTGCACTAATAAATTCTCTGACGGCATTCAATCAAGCTCGATCGTTACAGtcgttgataatattttaatcttgataatgaaaataatatttaatttcactcctatctagaaaaaaaaaaattctttatagaCAATAATCGTAACTCACGCGTTTATCATTACGGCATGTTGTGATATCTTGCACAGCTAAGCGTTATAAAAACTAGGCGTATCGCAACACTCACTGCGTGTAAAttggacataatttttttttttttttttttacttaaacactaTATTCCCACTCggatttatagattaaaacaatCCTTTAGTACGTATTAGCCGTACAGACTTGACGGGCCCATTTCTCTGACCGGTATGTAGAGTACACACCGTCACGGTACTTGTGTCAACAGGGCCTCACTTTATCGCGTTTCACCGTCGTGTCGGTTAGATCCTGTGCTCCGCTCCTCATTGTAGCCCTCCGGACACGTTCAGTGTACAATATAAACGAGTGAAATCCGATATTAGACCgcgtttatagtttttatagacagttttttgGCTGTGTAACGCGTACAGACGGGGTTCGACCTCCACTAAATACTGTCTGGTGAcgttaaaattcgttttaaaacgGCGTTCTACTCGCTTATCGTTGGTAAGACGTCTCGGCCATCGGAAAAACGGATTTTTACGTTTAATCAGGACCTTACGTACTGTTTACGAGAGGTTTTAGTGTCGAGAAACGACTAAAATCCGGCAGACTGGCGTGGCGATGGGACGGCCCGGCTCGGCGacctctgtacggtacgtacTCAGGCCGCGAGCCGAGTCGCGGCTGGCGGCGGAGCCATCTGATATTCCCGACATACAGAATGGCAGACTCCGCTACAACGGCACCGGCACCAGCCGCTCCCACACCGAAGAAGGCGAAGGCCGCGGCCGCCAGCAAGAAGCCCCGCGTCAAGCCGGCTCACCCACCGACGTCGGACATGGTGAACGCGGCCATCAAGAGCCTGAAAGAGCGCGGCGGTTCGTCGCTGCAGGCCATCAAAAAGTACATCGCGGCCAACTACAAGGTTGACGCCGAGAAGCTGGCCCCTTTCATCAGGAAGTACCTCAAGTCGGCCGTAGCGTCCGGCGCTCTCACCCAGCCGAAAGGCAAGGGCGCCACCGGCTCGTTCAAACTGTCGGTGAAATCCTCCGGAGAAGGAGCCAAGTCCGCCGGCAGCGAGACGGTCAAGAAGGCCGCCAAGAAAGCACCGGCCAAGCCGAAAGCCGGCGATAAGAAGCCGAAGGCGGCCAAAAAGCCAGCCGCAGCCAAGAAACCGGCCGCCGCCGCCGCGACCAAGAAGGCCGCCAAGCCCAAGACTCCCAGCAAGGCAAAGAAGGTCGCCAAACCGCCGACCAAAAAGCCCAAGTCGCCCAAACCGAAGAAAGTGGCCGTGAAGAAAGCCAAAACGCCCAAGAAGACCGCCGCCAAGAAGAAGTAAACCGGCCGGCCAGTCGCTCTCCTCCCTCGACTGTGGGAAATccaaacggcctttctaaaggccacccaAAATGTCATTCGTTTTAACGTGTTTTATTAGCGACCcctgtttttgatattattataacaaatacattacgaaacagcttgttttgttttgttttgttttttttttttttttaagtattataaaagtgATATTGTTTGCCGTCTTGTATTTGacgaaatttatttaatgtttgactcataattacaaatactcacatgcacatattataatcaatattaacggttttttataactaattacgattggtttttgtatttataaatgaacacTATATGTTATACGATTTTACGTTAATGTTATGTTTAGAAAGATATTTATGTACATTCAATATTACCTAAGTCTCTTCTATTGATAAACCTTTCATAAGATATAAATCCCAACGTTAATAAATAACCTACcgttcgtttatatatatatatatatatacacatatacacacacacacacacacacacacactaatttCTTAGTTCTTTTCATTGGgtcatatacattaatatttatgttaaatcataataccatattgtagtgtgatgtcaatattttattttgagcaaaCTTGCAAactaatatgtccccgcattcacaaagatcgtaattaaatatcagtgataaacgcgcgccgcttgatctgggcttggagtttgcaagctcgagtaaattttttttctaaaagagcaagcagcgcgaagcgctgcgcagcgggcaagcatcgcgtgatctgacaaattctgtaaattttgttaaattcagaatagtaggctatattgttttaaacgtgtttcattactaatttgtgtattttcgtacggaaattaataaactcgtaaacttaatctaataaacgtaatctaacttatataaattaaaatagataatgcGGGGACACACTGGAAAAGAcccattttaaaacttaaaatacactgaCTTTGGATCACATTAGAGGTATAAATCAAGCAATCGCAATCAGGTTCGCTAGACGGAGCAGATTTACACTTGTTAACAGACAACTctgtaattatgtaatttcaatataataacagaattccaatgtttacacaactaaaagcggtaaaataagcgaaaattaGAAGTTATGTTTAATCAGAGTTCAACGCGGTTCTTGGTTAATTAGaagtcatgtgtataaaacatgaccgaaactatggttttcgatcgaattgcaattgacgtatttttattgtaaactcaatgtatgtttgaaaaaaaaaaaaaataaataaataaataaacagaaaattataaaattttacagtgaaatcggactatgtttaaaaagtaaaaaggaattgaaaaattcctggaataaaatatttatgacaaacacaaagtcataaattgggtattttcgatagaaaatatagtcgagagcgacttgaaacaaccaggtttacatcggttttacaactataagcggtaaaataagcgaaaacgaacgagttattggtggcctttagaaaggccgtttgtcGTAGCCACCGGCAGCGCACGCTTGTGTGTCACTTAGGCTCGTTCTCCGCGGATGCGGCGCGCCAGCTGGATGTCCTTGGGCATGATGGTGACTCGCTTGGCGTGGATGGCGCACAAGTTGGTGTCTTCGAAGAGTCCGACCAGGTAAGCCTCGCTGGCCTCCTGCAGTGCCATGACGGCGGAGCTCTGGAAACGCAGGTCGGTCTTAAAGTCCTGGGCGATCTCGCGGACGAGACGCTGGAACGGCAACTTGCGGATCAGCAGTTCGGTGCTCTTCTGGTAACGCCTGATCTCACGCAGGGCGACGGTGCCGGGCCTGTAACGGTGAGGCTTCTTCACGCCTCCTGTGGCCGGCGCGCTCTTACGGGCTGCCTTGGTGGCCAACTGCTTCCTGGGCGCCTTGCCTCCGGTGGACTTACGAGCGGTCTGCTTGGTACGTGCCATAGCGTCAGCTTGTCTCGCCTAAATGAGATATGTTTTTCCCCTTGCGGAAAATATTGACTATATACGGGCCGGCACGAGCTCAGAACGACTGTGATTGGTCGCCGCGTTATCGGCCAATCACAGAGCAGCCAGAGTTGACAAAACTACCGACAACGGGCGATTTTATCATCTGTTTGACTAACGCCACTGCAACAGCAACATGACCGGTCGAGGCAAAGGTGGTAAGGGGCTGGGAAAGGGAGGCGCCAAGCGTCACAGGAAGGTGCTCCGTGACAACATCCAGGGCATCACCAAGCCCGCAATCCGTCGTCTGGCTCGCCGCGGCGGTGTCAAGCGTATCTCGGGCCTCATCTACGAGGAGACCCGCGGAGTGCTCAAGGTGTTTCTGGAGAACGTGATCCGTGACGCCGTCACATACACCGAGCACGCCAAGAGGAAGACGGTCACCGCCATGGACGTCGTGTACGCGCTCAAACGCCAGGGCCGCACACTGTACGGTTTCGGAGGTTAAGCTGAGCTGCCGCCTGTTCCGCGCGCGACATCGCCCCACAaaaggcctttttaaaggccaccatAAACTCTATCGTTTTTACGTTTCTCTTCGGCTTAGACAACGGATACCGCTGTTTTTTCTCGATTTTATTCTAAGTATTACAAGtgacaataataacaatttcattaatacatataatatataaaaattttatttatttattatttttttttttttttctcaacatTTAAACTTAtcatactaggttttcaattgttttttct
This region includes:
- the LOC124370268 gene encoding histone H1-like, whose amino-acid sequence is MADSATTAPAPAAPTPKKAKAAAASKKPRVKPAHPPTSDMVNAAIKSLKERGGSSLQAIKKYIAANYKVDAEKLAPFIRKYLKSAVASGALTQPKGKGATGSFKLSVKSSGEGAKSAGSETVKKAAKKAPAKPKAGDKKPKAAKKPAAAKKPAAAAATKKAAKPKTPSKAKKVAKPPTKKPKSPKPKKVAVKKAKTPKKTAAKKK
- the LOC124370290 gene encoding uncharacterized protein LOC124370290, whose translation is MARTKQTARKSTGGKAPRKQLATKAARKSAPATGGVKKPHRYRPGTVALREIRRYQKSTELLIRKLPFQRLVREIAQDFKTDLRFQSSAVMALQEASEAYLVGLFEDTNLCAIHAKRVTIMPKDIQLARRIRGERAYRGRRATGRPVYFFLAAVFLGVLAFFTATFFGLGDLGFFVGGLATFFALLGVLGLAAFLVAAAAAGFLAAAGFLAAFGFLSPAFGLAGAFLAAFLTVSLPADLAPSPEDFTDSLNEPVAPLPFGWCAALAFERVHDVHGGDRLPLGVLGVCDGVTDHVLQKHLEHSAGLLVDEARDTLDTAAASQTTDCGLGDALDVVTEHLPVTLGASLSQPLTTFASTGHVAVAVALVKQMIKSPVVGSFVNSGCSARQADAMARTKQTARKSTGGKAPRKQLATKAARKSAPATGGVKKPHRYRPGTVALREIRRYQKSTELLIRKLPFQRLVREIAQDFKTDLRFQSSAVMALQEASEAYLVGLFEDTNLCAIHAKRVTIMPKDIQLARRIRGERA
- the LOC124370274 gene encoding histone H4, whose amino-acid sequence is MTGRGKGGKGLGKGGAKRHRKVLRDNIQGITKPAIRRLARRGGVKRISGLIYEETRGVLKVFLENVIRDAVTYTEHAKRKTVTAMDVVYALKRQGRTLYGFGG